The nucleotide window TTCCATTCTTGCTTTGAGGACCTACGAAGAAGGATTTTTGAAAACGCAGAGTCCGGCGATTTTGAAGAAAATCGGGGAAACCTTTTTGCTACAAAACCTCCCGCAGCGAGCCATCGAGCTTTTCCGGGAAGTGGTGTGGACTCATCCTGAGGATCCGCGCGCGGCCTTTTGCCTGGGAGATCTTTACAGAAAACTCGAAATGACCGAAGAAGCAACGAAAATCTTTGAGGGAATCCATCAAAAACACCCGGATTGGCTGCTGAACAATATTACCCTGGCCGAGCTCTGCGACCGTTCGGGAAAAAAGGAGCAGGCGCTGCAATTATATAGGGGGCTTACCGATGGAGCAGAAGTATTGTCTGCCCAACCCTGGCAGTGTTACAATTGTAATACTACACACTCAGAATATAGCGGATTTTGCATCTTTTGTTTTGAGTGGAATTCGATTAATCTAAATCAGAACAAGGCGGGAACATTGGATTTCGGACATGAGAAGTCTACCGCCTTACCTCTTTAAAGTTTTTTCCAGCTTCAGCAGATTTTTTCAACGGAGCCGCAACGCCGCTTATTCTCTATTTTTCCCCTGGCCCTGCGTGATTTGCGAAGACTTGCAGCCTTACGCCGATGTTCTTTGCGAAACCTGCCGCAAAACTTTGCCGAGAATCTCTCCGCACTGCCGGATTTGTGGCTCTCCCTTTCGAGAACACTGGCGAGTCAAGATCTGTCCGGATTGCAAGCTGCAGAGACCGAAGTTAACCCGGATTCGTTCTGTGTTCTTATATGAGGGGCCCGTGATCGAAATGATTCATGAAATGAAATTTGCAAAGAGGGCGCGTTTCGCGCGTTACTTTTCGGAAGAGTTGTACTTATTAATGTTCAAGCATTATGCGCAACGTGTGCAAGCCATTGTTCCGGTTCCGCTTCATCGATCGCGTGAATGGCAACGAACCTTTGACCAGGCTCGCCTGATGGCAGAACATCTGAGCGATCTTTCCGGAATCCCGGTTCGGAATCTGTTGCGCCGGTCCCGAAATACTGTTCCCCAAACATTTCTCTCCGGTCAGGCGAGACGAAAAAATCTGGACGGAGCATTCTGTTTAAAACAGCGAATCGATCTTCCCAAATCCGTTCTGCTGATCGATGATGTGATCACGACCGGCGCCACGCTGGAAGCATGTTCCGTCCTGCTGAGAAAAGCCGGCGTTCGAAGAGTCTACGGGCTAACAGTCGCGCGAGCAATGTAGCGCGGGCGTCCCGCCCGCGATCTTTCGAGCTTATCAGTCTCAATTGTGCGGCGGCTGATTGCCTTTTTTCACATCCTTTACTTCTTTGACGTCGATTTGAGGTTCCGCTTTTGCTTTGCTTTGCATCAGGTTTTGCACAACATTTTCGAGCACCTGTTTCAACTCCGCCGGGGTATTGTCCAGAAATCCGTTGATTTCCTGAGTCAAACCAAAACCTTTCGCGTAGTCGCCCATCATTTTCGAAAGTGTTTGCGGGTCTCCGAAAATTGTGTAGTTGCCTTTGGACATAAATTGAGCGATCGAATTTGCAAGCGCAATCCGGACTTCACGGGTCGATTCGATTTCCAGTTTTTGGATCTCGAATTTTAACGCTGCTTCGCTGTAAGTCTGCTTGTTTTCCAGCGCCTGCCGTTCCACGTCCACTTTCCGTTGTTCGACGTCTACCGATTCTTTCGCGACGTTTACATCGACCATTTTCAATGCGGTCTCGCCCTGTGCCAGCATTTCGCGCGCTCTGGCTTCGGCTTCCGCGATTTTGAGTTTTGCCTGTGCCTCCAGATCGGCTGCGGTACGCCTTCCTTCCGCGTCCTTGATTTTTGTATAAGCCAGTACGTCGGCTTGAGTCTGATCTTTGATCCGGTCCTGCTCAATCGTTTGTTTTGCTGCAATCAAATTCTTCGACGCTTCCCGCTCCGCTGTGGATGTCACTTGAACGGTAACAATCTGCTGGCTCGCTTTTTCTCTTTCAGCCGAAGCTTCGAGCGCCTTCTGTTCCGCTTTCTGCTGCTCCGCATTTTTTAAGGCGATGGCAATCTCGCGATCCCGCTCGGCTGTTGCAATCGCCTGAGCCTTTGTAATTTCTGCCGCTGAAACGGCCTGTTCTTTCAAAATCTGTGTCTTTTCTTTTTCTTGCGCGCGCTGGATCAGAATCTTATCCTGTTCGATTTGAAATTCCTGTTTCTCGCGCTCCGCTGCTGCGCGGATTTTAGATAGCTCCATTCCCTGCTGAGCTTCCGCTTCAGCCTGGGCCTTCTGCAACGTCAATATCTGCTGCGTCGTCGCAACATTCTTGCCTGTGATTGCCTGTTCCGCTTCCCGTTCAATCTTGTTCCGTTCCACCATTGCGCTTTGTGTAATTTCGGTAATCTTCTTTTTGCCCTGTGCGTCAAAAATATTGTCATCGCGAAGCAAAGTCTGATCCGTTTGGTCGAGTCTCGAAATCGTAACCGATTCCAGACTCAATCCGTTTTCGCGCAGGTCCTTGCGCACAATTTC belongs to bacterium and includes:
- a CDS encoding ComF family protein; this translates as MIEMIHEMKFAKRARFARYFSEELYLLMFKHYAQRVQAIVPVPLHRSREWQRTFDQARLMAEHLSDLSGIPVRNLLRRSRNTVPQTFLSGQARRKNLDGAFCLKQRIDLPKSVLLIDDVITTGATLEACSVLLRKAGVRRVYGLTVARAM